A window of the Chloroflexus sp. Y-396-1 genome harbors these coding sequences:
- the ctaD gene encoding cytochrome c oxidase subunit I, with the protein MATLSLPQSSYIRDNSRTFIEWLKSWLLTVDHKRIAILYLLAINFFFLLGGLAATLVRVELITPQGDLMSSDVYNRAFTLHGVIMVFFFLIPSIPAVLGNFLVPLMIGARDLAFPRLNLLSWYLYMIGGIFALIAAVFGGVDTGWTFYTPFSSTYSNSNVVMTITGAFIMGFSSILTGLNFIVTIHKMRAPGLTWFRLPLFIWANYATSIIQILATPVLGIALLLVIVERLWGVGIYDPALGGDPLLFQHLFWFYSHPAVYIMILPAMGVISELISTFSRKRIFGYEFIAFSSIAIAILGFLVWGHHMFVSSQSVYAGLIFSFITMLVAIPSAIKVFNWTATLYKGSISYRTPMLYALGFIGLFVIGGLTGIFLGVTAVDLHVTDTYFVVAHFHYVMVGGTIMAYLGGIHFWWPKMTGRMYNETWGSIAALIIFVGFNMTFFPQFILGYLGMPRRYHVYPPEFQVLHVMSTAGASILAIGFIVPLIYLGISLWKGRIAGDNPWGATGLEWKTSSPPPTHNFDKTPIVTEEAYAYPPEAAERDAASWRPGSPL; encoded by the coding sequence ATGGCTACGCTTTCACTTCCACAGAGTAGCTACATTCGCGATAACTCACGCACTTTTATCGAGTGGCTCAAGTCGTGGTTGTTGACCGTTGATCACAAACGGATCGCGATTCTCTACCTGTTGGCGATCAACTTCTTCTTCCTGCTCGGTGGCCTAGCCGCAACACTAGTGCGGGTCGAGTTGATTACGCCGCAGGGCGATCTGATGTCATCCGATGTCTACAACCGGGCGTTTACGTTGCACGGCGTGATCATGGTCTTTTTCTTCCTGATCCCGTCGATCCCGGCCGTACTGGGGAACTTTCTGGTGCCGTTGATGATCGGCGCTCGTGATCTGGCTTTCCCACGGCTGAACTTGCTAAGCTGGTATCTCTACATGATCGGTGGTATTTTTGCCCTGATCGCTGCTGTGTTTGGCGGGGTAGACACCGGTTGGACCTTCTATACTCCCTTCAGTTCAACGTACTCTAACTCGAATGTGGTGATGACGATAACCGGTGCATTTATTATGGGTTTCTCCTCTATTCTGACCGGACTCAACTTTATCGTCACCATCCACAAGATGCGGGCGCCAGGGTTGACTTGGTTCCGGTTGCCACTCTTCATTTGGGCAAACTACGCAACCAGCATCATTCAGATTCTGGCTACACCAGTGTTGGGGATTGCCCTATTGCTGGTCATCGTTGAGCGCTTGTGGGGAGTTGGTATCTACGATCCGGCCCTCGGTGGTGATCCGCTGCTCTTCCAACACCTGTTCTGGTTTTACTCGCATCCGGCAGTTTACATTATGATCTTGCCGGCAATGGGTGTCATTAGCGAGTTGATCAGCACCTTCTCGCGCAAGCGGATCTTTGGCTACGAATTCATTGCCTTTTCGAGTATTGCTATCGCAATCCTGGGCTTCCTCGTGTGGGGGCACCATATGTTCGTCAGTAGCCAGTCGGTGTACGCGGGGCTGATCTTCTCGTTTATCACGATGCTGGTTGCTATTCCTTCGGCGATTAAAGTCTTTAACTGGACGGCGACGCTGTACAAGGGTTCGATCAGCTATCGCACGCCGATGCTTTATGCGCTTGGCTTCATCGGATTGTTTGTAATCGGTGGTCTGACCGGCATTTTCCTTGGGGTAACTGCGGTTGACCTGCATGTGACCGATACGTACTTCGTGGTAGCGCACTTCCACTATGTGATGGTAGGTGGTACGATTATGGCTTACCTGGGTGGCATCCACTTCTGGTGGCCGAAGATGACCGGACGGATGTACAACGAGACGTGGGGTAGTATTGCAGCCTTGATCATTTTTGTTGGCTTCAATATGACCTTCTTCCCGCAGTTTATTCTCGGTTATCTGGGAATGCCGCGGCGCTATCATGTCTATCCGCCAGAGTTCCAGGTTCTGCACGTTATGAGCACTGCTGGGGCGAGTATTCTGGCGATTGGGTTCATCGTGCCGCTGATTTACCTGGGTATCTCATTGTGGAAGGGGCGTATTGCCGGTGATAATCCGTGGGGTGCAACCGGACTTGAGTGGAAGACATCATCGCCGCCACCCACCCACAACTTTGACAAGACACCCATTGTAACCGAAGAGGCGTATGCGTACCCGCCTGAAGCGGCTGAGCGTGATGCAGCATCATGGCGACCGGGTTCGCCGCTTTAG
- a CDS encoding cytochrome c oxidase subunit 3 family protein, with translation MATITHEEAHVHVHGPELQHQFETPEQQKEAATLGMWAFLVTEIMLFGGIFMAYIVYRWAFPEAWEESAAMLNTPLAAVNTVVLLVSSLTVALAVNAAEEGNKRRLLTMLVLTMILGLTFLLIKGYEYSEKFAHCAGAKDPISWITGSDLHESHECLVPGRNFMFPSEHGATSSGHGHGAAKTGLMQSGHQLFFFLYFCATGLHAIHMIIGLGVMSTITVMALRNTFSPTYYTPVEIGGLYWHLIDIIWVFLFPLFYLV, from the coding sequence TTGGCAACGATTACTCACGAAGAGGCACATGTGCATGTTCACGGTCCCGAACTGCAACATCAGTTCGAGACACCAGAGCAGCAGAAAGAAGCAGCCACGCTAGGCATGTGGGCCTTTCTCGTCACCGAAATCATGTTGTTCGGTGGTATCTTCATGGCCTACATCGTCTACCGTTGGGCCTTCCCTGAAGCATGGGAAGAATCGGCAGCAATGCTGAATACGCCGCTTGCAGCGGTGAATACGGTTGTGCTGCTGGTAAGCTCGCTGACGGTGGCACTAGCAGTAAATGCAGCCGAGGAGGGAAACAAGCGGCGTTTGCTGACTATGCTCGTGTTGACCATGATACTGGGTCTAACCTTCTTGCTCATTAAGGGTTACGAGTATAGCGAGAAGTTTGCCCACTGCGCTGGTGCTAAGGATCCAATCAGTTGGATTACCGGCAGTGATTTGCATGAGAGTCACGAGTGTTTGGTGCCGGGCCGAAACTTCATGTTTCCGAGCGAGCATGGGGCAACGAGCAGTGGTCATGGACATGGAGCAGCCAAGACTGGTCTGATGCAGTCTGGACATCAGCTCTTCTTCTTCCTCTACTTTTGCGCGACCGGTCTGCACGCCATTCACATGATTATTGGTCTGGGGGTGATGAGTACGATCACGGTGATGGCGCTACGGAATACGTTCTCGCCGACGTACTACACACCGGTAGAGATTGGCGGCCTCTACTGGCACTTGATCGACATCATTTGGGTCTTCCTCTTCCCACTGTTTTACCTGGTTTAG
- a CDS encoding cytochrome C oxidase subunit IV family protein, with amino-acid sequence MGEKHAHHTTHHHSAGHAHISRGTYYRVFAALMVLMVLTVAAWWVEKNLISMPGWLAVTIAMSIAVAKTALIVIYFMHVKVSSRITQVYAVGAFVWLIILFVITMGDYVARGWPPQAGPLP; translated from the coding sequence ATGGGTGAGAAACACGCACATCATACTACTCATCACCACAGCGCTGGGCATGCCCATATCTCGCGAGGTACCTATTATCGGGTCTTCGCAGCGCTGATGGTCCTCATGGTCCTTACCGTCGCTGCCTGGTGGGTTGAGAAGAATCTGATTTCTATGCCAGGTTGGTTAGCAGTCACAATTGCGATGAGTATTGCCGTCGCGAAAACTGCGTTGATTGTGATTTATTTTATGCACGTAAAGGTCAGTTCTCGGATCACGCAGGTGTATGCGGTGGGTGCATTTGTCTGGCTTATTATCTTGTTCGTCATTACAATGGGCGATTATGTTGCCCGTGGCTGGCCGCCGCAAGCCGGACCATTGCCGTAA
- the coxB gene encoding cytochrome c oxidase subunit II, with amino-acid sequence MRDFPLFPDQASTFAPQVDQLYFFLVALSLIFAGVLPFVILYLIVRYHRSQKADRSNPVNSNLKLELTWTIIPLILVMLVFFWGAFLYVQMRTPPARTLDVYVIGKQWMWHVQHPNGKRENNELHVPIGQPVKLIMTSQDVIHSFYIPAFRVKQDVLPGRYTVMWFQATKPGEYHLFCAEYCGTEHSLMIGRVVALPLADYERWLATPGPVILPDGSIDTGRPTVVANPGDPMAAAGARLFTNLGCAGCHAMAGGGVGPSLNGLYGATQKLNDGSTVTADENYLRESILNPTAKIVAGYAPVMPSYQGQISEDQLNQLIAYIKSLADTGN; translated from the coding sequence ATGCGCGATTTTCCGTTATTTCCTGATCAGGCATCGACCTTTGCACCGCAGGTTGACCAACTCTACTTCTTTCTGGTAGCCCTGAGCCTGATTTTTGCCGGGGTGTTACCGTTCGTCATTCTCTATCTGATCGTCCGTTATCATCGTAGTCAGAAAGCCGATCGAAGCAATCCTGTCAATTCCAACTTAAAATTAGAGCTGACTTGGACCATTATTCCGCTCATTCTGGTCATGTTGGTCTTTTTCTGGGGTGCATTTCTCTACGTTCAGATGCGAACGCCCCCTGCTCGCACGCTTGATGTCTATGTCATCGGTAAGCAGTGGATGTGGCATGTACAGCATCCAAATGGGAAGCGCGAGAATAACGAGCTGCACGTTCCGATTGGTCAGCCGGTCAAGCTCATTATGACTTCGCAAGATGTTATCCATAGCTTTTATATACCGGCATTCCGTGTGAAGCAAGACGTGCTGCCTGGGCGGTATACGGTAATGTGGTTTCAAGCGACGAAGCCCGGTGAATACCATCTCTTCTGTGCAGAATACTGCGGTACCGAGCACTCGCTGATGATCGGGCGTGTGGTAGCGCTACCGTTGGCCGATTACGAGCGTTGGCTGGCAACACCTGGGCCGGTCATCTTACCTGACGGTTCAATTGATACTGGCCGACCAACAGTGGTCGCGAATCCTGGCGATCCAATGGCTGCGGCTGGCGCCCGGCTCTTCACCAACCTCGGTTGTGCCGGGTGTCATGCAATGGCAGGTGGTGGGGTAGGGCCAAGTTTGAATGGTCTGTATGGCGCAACCCAAAAGCTAAACGATGGCTCGACGGTGACCGCCGATGAGAATTACCTGCGCGAATCGATCCTGAACCCAACCGCAAAAATTGTTGCCGGCTATGCGCCGGTGATGCCGTCGTATCAAGGGCAGATCAGTGAAGATCAGCTCAACCAGTTGATTGCGTATATCAAGTCATTAGCAGATACGGGGAATTAA
- a CDS encoding HAD family phosphatase, with protein MPIQALIFDFDGLMVDTETPALQSWQEIYAEYGETLSVDDWAVTLGANRGFDAHAHLVALLRKRDPRLAEEVAAARDNILARRQMRKDVLSARQSLLPGVAELLAEARASGLPCAVASSSSRQWVEGWLQRLNVRSAFAVVVTADDVIATKPAPDLFLTAAQRLNLPPSACLVLEDSPNGIRAARAAGCPVVAIPGAISSQVPLPPADLTLPSLDCINLAQLRSMFG; from the coding sequence ATGCCAATCCAGGCCCTCATTTTTGATTTCGATGGTCTCATGGTCGATACTGAAACACCGGCTCTGCAAAGCTGGCAAGAGATCTATGCCGAATACGGTGAAACCCTCAGCGTCGATGACTGGGCAGTCACTCTCGGCGCCAACAGAGGTTTCGATGCGCACGCTCATCTTGTGGCGCTCCTCCGTAAGCGTGATCCACGGCTGGCTGAAGAGGTGGCAGCAGCTAGAGACAACATTCTGGCCCGCAGACAAATGCGTAAAGACGTATTAAGTGCGCGCCAATCACTGCTGCCCGGTGTTGCTGAATTGTTAGCTGAAGCACGTGCCAGTGGATTACCATGCGCTGTCGCCAGCAGTAGCAGCCGACAATGGGTTGAGGGTTGGTTGCAGCGGCTCAATGTACGGTCAGCGTTTGCCGTAGTAGTGACGGCTGACGATGTGATAGCAACCAAACCCGCACCTGACCTTTTTCTGACCGCTGCTCAGCGTCTTAACCTGCCGCCATCTGCATGCCTGGTCCTCGAAGACTCGCCTAACGGTATCCGAGCGGCCCGTGCTGCTGGTTGTCCAGTTGTTGCCATTCCAGGGGCGATTTCCAGCCAGGTTCCACTACCGCCGGCCGATCTCACCCTACCCAGTCTCGATTGTATCAATCTGGCTCAATTACGATCAATGTTTGGTTGA